A genomic segment from Xyrauchen texanus isolate HMW12.3.18 chromosome 21, RBS_HiC_50CHRs, whole genome shotgun sequence encodes:
- the mc1r gene encoding melanocyte-stimulating hormone receptor, whose protein sequence is MNDSSRHHFGMKHMDTQRSYNTEGNATFSNTTPGDMNATTGIAQIMIPQELFLMLGLISLVENILVVVAIIKNRNLHSPMYYFICCLAVSDMLVSVSNVVETLFMLLTEHGLLLVTAKMLQHLDNVIDIMICSSVVSSLSFLCTIAADRYITIFYALRYHSIMTTQRAVAIIAVVWLTSISSSSLFIVYYTDNAVIACLVTFFGVTLVFTAVLYLHMFILAHEHSRRIMALHKSRRQATSMKGAISLTILLGVFIICWGPFFLHLILILTCPTNPYCKCYFSHFNLFLILIICNSLIDPLIYAYRSQELRKTLKEIVLCSWCFVM, encoded by the coding sequence ATGAACGACTCGTCACGGCATCACTTCGGCATGAAACACATGGACACACAACGCTCGTACAACACTGAGGGTAATGCGACTTTCAGCAACACGACGCCCGGCGACATGAACGCCACCACCGGGATCGCGCAAATCATGATCCCGCAGGAGTTGTTTCTGATGCTCGGCTTGATCAGTTTGGTGGAGAACATCCTGGTGGTGGTAGCCATTATTAAGAACAGGAATCTCCACTCGCCCATGTATTACTTCATCTGCTGCCTGGCGGTGTCGGACATGCTGGTGAGCGTCAGTAACGTGGTGGAGACGCTCTTCATGCTGTTAACGGAGCACGGGCTGCTGCTGGTAACAGCCAAAATGTTACAGCACTTGGACAACGTGATCGACATCATGATCTGCAGTTCCGTCGTGTCTTCGCTGTCGTTCCTGTGCACTATCGCAGCGGACCGCTACATCACCATCTTTTACGCGCTCAGGTACCACAGCATCATGACGACGCAACGCGCCGTAGCCATCATCGCGGTTGTGTGGCTCACCAGTATCTCCTCCAGTTCGTTATTCATCGTGTACTACACCGACAACGCGGTCATCGCCTGTCTCGTCACGTTTTTCGGCGTGACGCTGGTGTTCACGGCGGTTCTGTACCTGCACATGTTCATCCTTGCGCACGAGCACTCCAGACGCATCATGGCGCTTCACAAGAGCCGCCGGCAGGCCACCAGCATGAAGGGGGCCATCAGTCTAACCATCCTACTCGGGGTGTTCATCATCTGCTGGGGCCCGTTCTTCCTGCACCTCATCCTCATCCTCACCTGTCCCACAAACCCGTACTGCAAGTGTTACTTCAGCCACTTcaacctgtttctcatcctcatcATCTGTAACTCACTCATAGACCCGCTCATTTACGCATACCGGAGCCAGGAGCTGCGCAAGACTCTCAAAGAAATCGTGCTGTGTTCCTGGTGCTTTGTGATGTGA